The following are encoded in a window of Sphaerisporangium siamense genomic DNA:
- a CDS encoding RICIN domain-containing protein produces MRNKARQFATLALMAAGTLTAGAGLGQAAQAATVPMSSLHEPSDCKAWSSRSDIHQVEASTNIAGHTVKGANWTDLDCGSLTLQVPKGRQSLVTVWLNAETRCAGPVGGWCQSRILADGAELHPVSTTDDPTIFIWDYARPDSGQFHESSLIRTGMIKCPSDHATATCDVKIKVQVRTNAEQTELWVDDTIVRAERLHPTPLPGPTVPTTPKQLVARHSDKCMDATGTVLVQQQTCTNGRGSQEWTFVSTSDGYYNIRASHNGQCLTVGGGNPNDGVSLSHQRCAGAREQEWRITPTDADYFMIVNRRTSKCAVVSNSSMLDGAYIHQRTCDGGHNQQWRFR; encoded by the coding sequence ATGAGAAACAAAGCGCGACAGTTCGCGACACTTGCCCTGATGGCTGCTGGCACGCTCACTGCTGGTGCCGGCCTGGGGCAGGCCGCTCAGGCCGCAACGGTGCCGATGTCCAGCCTGCACGAGCCAAGTGACTGCAAGGCATGGTCGTCGAGGTCGGACATTCATCAGGTCGAGGCCAGCACCAACATCGCCGGCCACACGGTCAAGGGCGCGAACTGGACGGATCTGGACTGCGGGTCGCTGACCCTCCAGGTCCCCAAGGGCCGGCAATCGCTGGTCACCGTGTGGCTGAATGCCGAGACGCGGTGCGCGGGCCCAGTGGGAGGCTGGTGCCAGAGCCGGATCCTGGCCGACGGCGCCGAGTTGCATCCGGTGTCGACGACCGACGACCCGACCATCTTCATATGGGACTACGCCCGTCCGGACTCAGGACAGTTTCACGAGAGTTCCCTGATCCGTACCGGGATGATCAAGTGCCCGTCCGACCATGCCACCGCCACCTGCGATGTGAAGATCAAGGTCCAAGTGCGGACCAACGCCGAGCAGACCGAACTATGGGTGGACGACACCATCGTGCGCGCTGAGCGCCTCCACCCCACCCCCTTGCCGGGCCCGACGGTCCCCACGACCCCCAAGCAGCTGGTAGCCAGGCACAGCGACAAATGCATGGATGCGACCGGCACCGTTCTCGTCCAGCAGCAGACGTGCACTAACGGACGCGGCAGCCAGGAATGGACCTTCGTATCAACCAGCGATGGTTACTACAACATCCGAGCCTCTCACAACGGCCAGTGCCTGACCGTGGGAGGCGGTAATCCAAACGACGGAGTTAGTCTGTCGCATCAGCGCTGTGCCGGAGCGCGAGAGCAGGAATGGCGCATCACTCCAACGGATGCCGACTACTTCATGATCGTGAACCGGCGAACCAGCAAGTGCGCTGTCGTGTCGAACTCAAGCATGTTGGACGGAGCCTACATCCACCAGCGAACCTGCGACGGAGGGCACAACCAGCAATGGCGCTTCAGATGA